In Coffea arabica cultivar ET-39 chromosome 9e, Coffea Arabica ET-39 HiFi, whole genome shotgun sequence, the genomic window TAGAAGTTAATaatttcaagttttacattCGATACTGGTTGCCTGATGGGTGCAAATCGTTCTTGGACAACTAGCTAACTATAGCATTCTCTAATTAAGTATGACAAGACTTCTCAGGGGAGTTATATGTCAGCTTATAATTTGTTTATCAAAAAGATACACATCAAATATGTGGTAACGGCcacatttttgcattttatGGCAGAACATAGAATTTGGAACCAATTTGGTGCAATTTTTATATTACAAAAATAACATTCTGTAGAAGTAAATAGAGATTTTCtgaaaaataagagaaactttttagctaaaaaagaaagaaagaaagaaagaaaatactaTATTTTTGAGAACCATCTAGGATGCAGCATATTTGGCTTTAAAGAAACAAGATAACATATTAATCTCTTTGTTTGCACATATAATATTCTTTGATAACTCCTTGGGGAAGTCTTACTTTCTGTTTCACCAGAGACAAAATGATACTAGAATACAGAAATGAATTATTACAATACATATCTAAGTTGACTAACAAACTTTATTTTGAAGATATAGTCCATTTCTCAAATGAACGAACATATTAGGTCTGTTTATGGATACAGCACAAAATAATTTGCACAAATTTTCACAATAAtctttagaaaaaagaaaaaaacaacagCAAACTTCGAACTCAACCAAGAAGCCCGTTCACGGGCACTGGAGATGCATGGTACGCTATCTTCCCCTGAGGCTGGAGGACACAGGAAGTCCATTCCCGGGAACAGGAGATGCATGGTACCAATAACTGCTTGCAAGCTATTTCCCATGAGGCTGGAGAAGGACGGGAAGCCCATTCGCGGGCACAGGAGATGCATGGTACACTATCTTCTCATTTGGAATTGCCTTTTTCAGTTGAAATTGGGTCACGATTCTGTACATGAAAACCAAAACTTCTAGCCGAGCATATTCCTTTCCAGGACACATTCGAGGTCCTCCTCCGAAAGGAACAAAAGTGTAAGGAGCAGGTCCACTTCCCTCAAATCTTGAAGGATCGAACTTCTCGGGCTCAGGGAAGTACTTGGGATTTTTGTGAGTTGTGTGCACTGTCCAAAACGTCTGCAAATAAATTTGATTGCCGCTGAATTTTCAGTATTCATAGCTCACGGTCATGAAGAAAATAAGATTGCAggataaatatatacatatgtgtttgtgtgtgtgtgtgtagatatagatatagatatagatatttcAGCTCATATACCTTCCATCCTTTTGGAATCGTAAAACCGGCATAAGTGAAGTCAGCAACAGATTCCCTGAAAGCTCCCTGAGCTGGCGGCGTCACCCTCAGGGATTCACGGGCTACATTCCATGAATATTTCATCTTCTCAATGTCCTCCCAAGTCAACAAATCGTCTGGACCTTTTGTCTTTGCAATCTCCATTTGTTCTGTGGTGATGAATACGATAATCAATGTCCGTTAACTTATTTTAAAAAGTTAGTACACTAAATTTGAATACGATAATCTCcttttgaatatatatatataatatatatatgtatatatgtatgtatgggTGTATGGAAACTGAATTAGTCAATCAACCATTCTTTACACGGAAAAAACAAGGAGAATTAAAGTTTGGAAGTGGCACAAGAAATTTTTACCTCTGAGAACCTCTCTGTAAATGTGGGGAAGCTCAGCAAGGTGCTTCAACACAAAGGTGACTGCAGTGCTTGTAGTTTCATAGCTTGCTACCAACAAGCCTATGATGTTGTTGGAGATTTCCATTTCACTCAAATATTGTCCATCTTCATCTGTGACAAGTAACATTCTCGACAGAAGGTCCTTGCATGCTGCTGCAGTTTCTTTATTCTCCATCAGCTCCTTTCTCCTCTCCCTGATGACCCTCAACAGCTCTTCACGGACCATTTTTCCACCTTTGATAGCTCCATTGTAAGCTGTTCCAGGGAGATCAATAGGGACAGAGAACATCCCATTGGTAACCAGATGGAAAGGATCAGCCAGTTTCTTGATGTGCTCAGGATCCATAACGCTCAAAAACAAGCGACAGGCTAAATCAAATGTGTATTTTTTTGACAAAGGGAAGACTTTAACTTTCTTGTGAGGAGCCCATTCTTGTTCGATATGTTCCCGAGCCAGTGCATCCATGACTGGAATATATTGCTTCAGAGCTTCAGGCTTGAGAATATCATGCATGAAACTACGCTTCAGAGCTGATACTTCCTTTAAAGAATCCTCAACAAATTCAGGGAAAAGCAGAGCTTTTTTCATGGACTGAGGCCACCATGAGGTTAGAAGTTTGTTCTCGTTTGTGAATAGAAACTTGTTGCCTTGTGCACCACAGAAAATAGCCATTTTTTCTCCCATCAGGGACGTCTGAAACACGTCTGGTGAATATTTCTTCATTCTATCTTTTACAAACTTCTGggggcctaataaagcaaacTGCAAACTTTCTCCCACCATTGGCCACCCTGACGTTCCTGGAGGAAGCTTCGAGCTGCTCGAATTTCGTTTGcggatcaagaaaatgaaggcaATTGAAACTGGGATCACTGCAAGTGTTACAATGTATGCTAAGGAGGAATCCATTGTTGCTCCCCTTTCAGTATCAAGAAGAGAAGTCGGTGATCTTATGCCTTAGGGAAATCAGTTCAAGGGTATTTATAGGTGATGAAAACTTCGGCAAACCAGAAAAGACGAGCACAAATAAGACGGTATGAAGCATAAATGAGAACGAAACCCAAGGCAATTGTAGTTCTGGAAAATGTTTACATGTTACAACATATCAATCATGACAGAAAATGGTATTCAACCACGGACGCTCGTCTCcatattcttgttttcttggtctttCAAATACCAGAATTTGTATGTATGTAACAGCGGGTTGAAACTTGAAAACTGTGTCTGGCCCTGATGTTTCCATAGTTTGTGacaaaaaggaataaaaatgtCAGAACGGCATTTAACATGGCAAGGATTAAAGAACTGATTTTCGGTGTGGGAAGTAGCAAATCACATGTAGTTAAGTTCATTAGTTCATAGGTTTTACCAAATATTCATTGCATCTTGAATCTTTAGTTTTATAGGGTGTAACAAACCTGACACCACTACTTAGTTTTGTAATTGTGAAAGGGCTACATTTGGATTAAATGTTTTTgggagtgtttttgaaaaaaaatttgatatattgtatagatGTGATGTTTTTTGGAATTATTGTGTATTATTGTAccattgtatttaaaaaaattatttttgaaaaaatagtcaATCCAAACGGGGAAATAGTGACTCATGGAATTAGACTTGTTAGTGgtcatgaaaatttcaaaggGATGGTCGCTATTGCAAATTTTTTACAATGTTTAGTATTACACTTATATAAGTATTTAACTACGTTAATATCCacataattttttgaaataatatctatataaattttaCATAGTATTGGTGTACGTAAATGAATTTCAAACCTAGGTTAAAACTATTTCAATGTAAATTTAATGAGATTGAGAGGATAACTACAACAATCATATCGGACACACGCAAACGGCAATGCTTGATTTGCCGCCATTCTCATCACTGAAAAACACTACCTATTGGAAAGGAGTTGCAGAGTGGGCTCAATAAAGCCCAAAGGTCAGCATAAAGTTTGCCGGATTTATTAGAAACTAAGCAGCCCCCAGCCGGAAGTTGGCCAGTAACCACGTACACTAGCATCCCGCAGGTTATCAACTCGAATATTTTCGCATATCACGCTTGTATTTTCGGACAGGACTCTACAAGCCATTAAAAGTAGAGTTCACctttaaaatatattaataatgTACACGTTACCATGGTTAAATGCATAACAGTATAACACATAACGACACACATTACAATCACGATTGAATGTATAACATATAACGACACATACCACATTGGTAAAAATAGAGTTAACCTTATATACACTAAAAATGTATATACTATCATAATTTGATGTATGAcatatatgcaaaatttgaattttaaattcaaaatttagatTGCGTCTTATGTCGAAAATATATGTACTGTtagtgtatagaaaattaatttttaaaagttACCAAGCCTAACCAATCAAATGTTTACTATGATAATCAACCGATAAAATATGTTGTTTGGATGTAAACTTGGATAAATGCTTATTATGTTAGATAATGtgtgattttaaattttggaaatgtatttatttctttattgagttcaaaatttatgataaaatgatcaaaatttaagttttattttttaaaacataaaaattattttaaaagcaCCGATTTTGGACATTTGCTAAGTGCTTTTGACACCAAAAACTATATACCTAAATTTATGAAATAATATTCAGCAAACACCACAAAAATATTTCTATTACTGAAAAGTACctttattttttcaaacaaaagtaCCGCACTCCCAAATAGGCTCTAAACAGGAATACAAAATGCAGTGAACAAGCCGAATATTGCAATTTAtgtctattttttatttcaacgaacttgaaattttgtggtggagcttttttttatttgacaaaaaaaaaaattatcatgaAACTTGCTAGAAATCAGCCACTATATAGCTTGCTTGATAAATTCATGGGGTTTGGAGTTAATAAAATTGTTCCACATTTAATTCTAAGCTTATTTTCCTCTTCTAAGAATATCCTTTGCCCTTTTTTTCTCTTACAGCTTAGCTTATTCTATAAGTCTAAAAGTAGTAACGAGCATGATGAGCAGAGGATGTCGTTTCAGTGTAGGGTGATGGCATATGCTGATATCAAGAAAGACATAGAGATGGAGGCGGCCTTGAAGAAGCAGAAAGAGGACGATGACTTGAAAGCAAAGAAGAGCCCATTGCCGAAACTACGGACATATATATGCTGATATCAAGAAAGATATAGGGGTAGCCTCGAGGAGGCAGAAAGAGGACGATGACTAGAAAGCAATCTCGAAGAGGAAGGAGAAGGAAAAAGCAAGAAGACGATGATCAACTGATCTAGAACTAgacttatttatatatatatatagcattCTGTTTCTATAATGCTAATATATATATTCCCTGTTAATTCTGTAATTATatgtgcatgcatgcatgcatgtttGATGTGCAGAAGAAGTTTGTTTATGATTGTTAATCAATGTGAGTTGGCTAATCTTGGAAGGCCTCgaaattgttcttcaattccCTTTGTTGAATGGAAATTTGGCATGAAAAAACTTCCAAAAGAAAACCCTTGATAAAGTTTGTGATTCAGGTGCAGCATGAGCagacatgattttttttttttttttttgttttaagagTATTTATGAATGACCAAAATCAGCAGTTGATTGCAAGAATTGGAGACAAAAGAATCAGGTAGATACATGTTGTGTATATGCAGTGTGAGCCTGAATGTTTAGGCCCTTTAGGGTTAAGAAGACGATTGCATGCATATTTTAGGTGATTTTCTAATTCTTGCTTTCCTGCTAAAACAATAATCaatttggattagctgtttttgggggtatttttgaaaaattttgctgtagcagagtttttagagtatattttgaaatatttttagaaaatattttgaaatattttttattgaCACTTTATTATGAGATATttggtaaaattttaaataattttaaactaatttttagattatcttttagagtactttgttgtaacttttattgtatttgaaaaactagtttttgaaaaacactccaAAAACAGGAGATCCAAACAGAGTATAAGATTAATAAGATCAAGATTGGGACTTCAATTCTTTGAGATGattctttaataaaaaaaaattttgtgtttttggtTTTATTAGCGTTTGAATTTGGTTAATTTTGCTTCAACGACGTGAAATTTTCTTTAAATTGGCAAACCTGGAATTGAGTGCCAATATCAATACGAGTGGGATTGCCTAGATTTACTGATtcgttatttttttttctttgggctTGAACTTGGTTTATATATTATAAAGCAACATAATCTTTGtttctttaaattttgttcCTTCCCAAactgatttaaaaaaaaaaaaaaaaagtcacttaCTGCTTCACAAAACCCGATCATCTTATATTCTTTCTATGTTTGCATTACTTAAAATGAGGTAAAAAGCAACCATAATTCTTAAGTGCCATAAGGTATACTTCAGAGAAAACTCAGGTAGTTATAAGTGAAGAATTTGCATGGCCATCTACGTACAAACAAGCAGCAGCATCTTTATCTTATGTCCTTTTACTACGTTTAAGTCATGAGACTATTGCATAGACTTTATTTGCTACTATAATCAGGTTGAATTATGATCAATTCCATCCTATTTCAAGTACTAGAAGCAATACTTATTATGTGAAACAAATTAGATTAGAAATACGTACCCTTTAACACAAAGTAAACAAAACATCTTCGACAATTCAGACCAAGAATGGGCATCACATGCAAAACTAAATCTATGTAAGATGCTTAATTATGTCAATACATTTGCTAGTACCTGTGCTTTCAGAACTTATgaacaaaaatagtttttagGGCTAATTCCACTTTGCACTTTCAACAATAGCTAAATTTCTACTTTGGTTCATAAACTTGGAAATAtgataatttatttcttaaattataaaatatgtcCTATTTTGGtttctaaaatatatataaaatctaACATACTTTTCTAAAATATAAATTATGTCGCACTTTAGCTCATAAAGTACAAAATTTGGATAAATCTTTTATGCACTATCAATGCCTACACTAGTGAGTGTTACTTGTGCAAAGTTTGGtgttcaaattcaaattgagATGTTGTGTCATGCTTCTAAATCCATCactatatataataataatatagaaaagattaattcatAAAATTCATCCAACTTATGTATAAAATTTGTCCTACTTCAGTCAATGATTTTATTTAAGTGGGACAAATTTTATATGTTAggaactaattaactatctcattttgaaatttagggTCTAAAATGAGAATTTGAATATAATTGAAAGGTGCAAAGTGAAATTAATCCAAGTTTTTATAAGAGCCTTAAAGTTTCGAGAATGGGAAAATGGCCAAATTCATCCCTAAACTTTTTTCTAGTGCTGATTTAGTTCCTAGTTTTTATTTCTGGTCAATTTGATATGTGAACTTATATTGCGACTCTAATTAGGGACCTCCGCGACAGTGCCACCACTAAACATCGATTTAGTTCCTGATAGACCGAACAAACAAGGttattttggtatttttggttATCTTCTTCCTCCACTACCAAACTCCATTGCCTACCACCCACCTCTCCCTTGGGACATGAGAAGCGAAGTGCAGTAgtagtaaaattttcttttgaaggACAATTGCCTGAGGAAATGATACATCTTGATGACATTCAAGAAATCTAGCAATAAGAAAGATAACTGGAAGTATTATGGACAACAAATCCCAACGCATTGAGATTGAGAAAGAGTTTAATGAACTGAGGAAAAAAACCAAAGACTTCTAATATTGAATTTGGGTTTTTCAAAATGTTCTTATGCAGTCAcctttttaattatttgaatTGTAAGATCTAGTTTTGGAATAGAAATCCTATCCTATGAAGTGAGATCGAATGGAaagcttttctctcttccttTAATCTGGGATTTTTGCAAGATCTGGTTTtaaaaacttttctttcttcctttaatTTGGGAACTTTGGCTTTTCATCTTTTGGACTTTTCTTTGATGGAACGAGATCAAGAGATGCAGCATTAGCAAAggggtaggagagagaatagtAGACAAAGAGGAGAGGAAATAGTGGGGGTAGTGCCTGTGGCAAAGAGGAGAGTGGTGAGTCTGGTGATGATGGTAGGGACGAGGAAGAGGTAAGGTAggggaaaaggaaataaattaaaataaaaattttaaaaatacctcaaaAAAGTTTTTAATATTAAAATACCCCAAAAACTAATGATTTTTTTCTGATTTACTTGGTTTTATTAACATCCATACTTGAAGTTCCCAAAATACCCCTATTTAGCTATTCAATTAGAGGTTCGAGTGCTTTTACGTGGTGTTACCGCCTCAGAAGTCCTTAATTAGAACCACAACATATATTCACGtatcaaattggccaaaaataaaaattagagaCTAAATCAGCACTAGAAAAAAGTTTAGAAATGAATTTGGCCATTTTCCCTTTCGAGAATTAAGGTTTTTGAACTTAGAGTATGCAGTTTCTAATTGGTTGAAGGTTAAAGGATTAATTGAACTAATTACTAAGTTCCAACTAGAATTCAGGCCAAGCTAATTaattgatttaaattcaatttgaGCGTGATCACATTATGATTAGATCGAATATGATTGCTCCAACCATGGACCATGCCAGTGCTGTTTTAAAACCTATAGATGTAAAATTCAAGCAGGTGTATATAGTATATTAGATGTGCAGTACTTTTTTTTCCCTgctttttttgtttgatttggaGCTACAACAGTAAAATACATACAAAACGCAATCCCATTTTAGTCTTGTTACAAAAAGCATTTGAGGCTTAATTTATTCAATGATAAGAGTCCAATCTATTGttaatttcttttgattttaacACAAAACAATTTTGAGTTTCATCGATAATAAAACGGTATGTTGTAttgaaattaaatcaaaaaatttactTGTATTGAGTTTTTAGCACAAAAGGCTTGGAGTTTATCAATAATAGAAGTCAAGGGGTTCAactttgtgtttggattgcacttTATTTACACTTTATTTGTACACATTGACTTGCTTGCATCatcaacatatttttttaatcacatttttatttcataaatatcacatcaaaaaagtgctatagtattttttaaaaaaattatttcaaataatctcttatCCTAACATGATTTATTTATAATTCTCATTATTAATgggttaattttataattatgttATTCTCACCATTATGAGTTACTTGTCATcttatgtgaaaaaaaaagaattattccaaataattttcaccattgtgtgaaaaaaaagaaagaagaagaagaaccaccaacgaagatttttttttagataGAAGGACAAGAATTActtttgcttatatttttctatttttggagtTAATTCTTTCGGCGTTGGTATCTTGTTTTAATAGCAAATGCAAAATACATATAGAGGACCATGTTGGAATGTTTTCTCAATTTGGAGGACCCGATTAAGATTTTCACTTTTAGAGTCCAAGGTACAATTTTGTGCTACCTTTGGTGTCCAAATTGAAAGTTTTTCTCTCAAAgtgaccaaattgagatttttattatttggaATGATTTAAAGGATAAAAGAAAACCTTTTAAAATTTCAAGGACTCAATTaagattttgaaatatttaagcaATACATTCGATAAAATTGAAGTCTAAcaattgaaatctgaaatttgaaatttgaagtgtgaatttattaaattattgaattgttaagtattaaatttaatatatttgagtgtatatcacattcaatgataagtgaataatttatcgcttaattttgagagcaagttttgccttgaaaatttagtgacatttaattaattcagatgtttaattttttgttatcaaacgatctgaatatattaagatctgaatccattaagtttacgtactgaattgagttatcaaacgGGGCctaactccaaaaaaaaaagaagagaattaTCTTATCAAAAATTTTCCTATTTGTGTCTATATTACAATTAGAACCAATACTAACactattttctaattttctccCTCAAAACTCCAGAACAAAAATTAGAAGACCAAAGAAAGGGAGGGACTTAAGGATAAATATCATGAGGTTAGGGGTAAATTTTGGGAAAAGAAACTTCGGAAAACAAAATCCTAGGGTTTTATGTCCGCCGAGAGTGTTATATAAACCATTGCTCTGGTGCTGGAGGAGGAGCCGCCGCAGCAGCTGCTTTACTTTGCTCTTCATCGTCGCTAAACATGGTACTCTGTCTCTCTATCTCTATCTCCCCTTCAAATTTCTTCCGATTTGCCATTTAAATTTGGTTTCTCTTTGCCATATTTCTGTATGAGTTTCGAGTTAATGCGCCATTTGTAGtcattttctttgcatttttttcctctttttttttggttaattctTATTCGTGGAAGAACTAGCATTTGTTTGTCTTCTACTATTACTTGAGGTTAGGGGATTAtcgattcatttttttttccatttcggGCTTAGgatctttcttcctttttggattttattttactttgatTTTAAGGAAATGTCATACAATCATTTGATTTTGTGTGAACGATGACTATTGGTTGGAGTGGATATACGAATATACGTAATTATGTTGCGGTTATTACCGTTTTCTGTTGTCATTTCCCCTTTTCATAGCTTCCTGGGCtcaatttatataaaatttcccCTATTAGCGTTGAGATCATATGCACATTTACTTTTATGTAGAATTTGTTTTGAAGTTCTGCTTATATTTGGTAACTGTAATGAGATTGAGCGATAGCTGAATATCTAGCTATGTACAATTCAGTTGGTGAaagttttctttttgaatttggACCATCGTGGACTCATTATGCTTGGATTGACTTTGTTATCAGAGCTCATACGCTATTGTCCTGATGTTATTGCAAGACTGTTATCTAGTTCACAAATGGTGctattttttgataaattcaCTATGTTTCTATATAGGGAAGAGGAAAGCCTTAGAAGTTGAAATCTGATAAAGAGACACTTAGGCTGAAAAACTGATTTGCGAGAATTGTTTTTCTGCGGAATTCCTACTTAATTCATTATTATGCAATAGTATCTACTTTTACAGTAAAACTTTAGCTGCTAATGTTTCTTTCTTGTGGATGTCACTAACTGCCTTCTGTTTTGATCT contains:
- the LOC113710705 gene encoding beta-amyrin 6-beta-monooxygenase-like; translated protein: MDSSLAYIVTLAVIPVSIAFIFLIRKRNSSSSKLPPGTSGWPMVGESLQFALLGPQKFVKDRMKKYSPDVFQTSLMGEKMAIFCGAQGNKFLFTNENKLLTSWWPQSMKKALLFPEFVEDSLKEVSALKRSFMHDILKPEALKQYIPVMDALAREHIEQEWAPHKKVKVFPLSKKYTFDLACRLFLSVMDPEHIKKLADPFHLVTNGMFSVPIDLPGTAYNGAIKGGKMVREELLRVIRERRKELMENKETAAACKDLLSRMLLVTDEDGQYLSEMEISNNIIGLLVASYETTSTAVTFVLKHLAELPHIYREVLREQMEIAKTKGPDDLLTWEDIEKMKYSWNVARESLRVTPPAQGAFRESVADFTYAGFTIPKGWKTFWTVHTTHKNPKYFPEPEKFDPSRFEGSGPAPYTFVPFGGGPRMCPGKEYARLEVLVFMYRIVTQFQLKKAIPNEKIVYHASPVPANGLPVLLQPHGK